A genomic window from Coregonus clupeaformis isolate EN_2021a unplaced genomic scaffold, ASM2061545v1 scaf0478, whole genome shotgun sequence includes:
- the LOC123484840 gene encoding gastrula zinc finger protein XlCGF17.1-like has product MSSLSYLPPAEEEEEVCWTVKEEKEEEAVTVKKEVAGEAVTVKEEEEAFRVKEEEEDADFGVKEEGEITVTLEEEEKTGDLMNTRAISDSHSDRINSPSGEPDPETSKPVRRHHCSQCGKIFIRLKHLKEHKRMHTGEKPYHCSQCGMGFGHSGYLKVHERTHSVERPFQCSQCGQRFIQSSHLKEHERILHTGEKPFQCSQCKKSYTKLGNLKMHARIHTGEKPFHCSLCEKSFTYLGILKKHEMTHTREKPFQCSQCGKSLTEHTQEGTRPNIVKATE; this is encoded by the exons atgagctcactaagctacttaCCCCCtgctgaagaagaggaggaggtctgctggacggtgaaagaggagaaggaagaggaggctgtCACCGTCAAAAAAGAAGTAGCGGGTGAAgccgttacagtgaaagaagaggaagaagctttcagagtgaaagaagaggaggaggatgcagattttggagtgaaggaggaaggggagattactgtcacattggaggaagaagagaagaCAGGAGATCTGATGAACACCA GAGCGATAtcagactctcactctgacagaATAAATAGTCCTTCAGGTGAACCCGATCCAGAGACGTCCAAACCAGTGAGAcgacaccactgctcccagtgtggaaaaatATTTATTCGGTTAAAGCACCTGAAAGAACATAAGAGAatgcacacaggggagaagccttatcactgctcccagtgtggaatgGGTTTTGGACACTCAGGGTATCTAAAAGTGCATGAGAGAACACACTCTGTAGAGAgacctttccaatgctcccagtgtggccAGAGATTTATCCAGTCATCACATctgaaagagcatgagagaatactacacacaggagagaagcctttccaatgctctcagtgtAAAAAGAGTTATACCaagttagggaacctgaaaatgcatgcgagaatacacacaggagagaagcctttccactgctccctGTGTGAAAAGAGTTTTACCTATTTAGGGATACTGAAAAAGCATGAGATGACACACACacgagagaagcctttccaatgctcccaatgtggaaagagtttgacagaacacacacaggaggggACAAGACCTAACATTGTTAAGGCCACGGAATAA